From one Simplicispira suum genomic stretch:
- a CDS encoding efflux RND transporter permease subunit, translating to MNLSAWSIRNPIPAAMLFVLLTLAGLLSFRAMKVQNFPDMDFPVVMVTAVLPGAAPGQLESDVARKIENAIATTQGLKHITTTLTDGSASIAAEFNLEKPVQEAVDDVRSAVSRVRADLPADLRDPIVAKLELSAQPILAFAIASERMDAEALSWFVDDTLTRRLLAVPGVGAVNRVGGVTREVRVALDPLKLQALGVTAAEVSRQLRQVQIQSAGGRADLGGAEQPVRTLATVQTAGEIAALDIPLSGGRHVRLDQVASVRDTVAEQRTAALLDGKQVIGFEVSRSRGASEIEVGAGVQRALDQLLADHPDLQLTRTVDFVQIASDEYTSSMHLLYEGAILAVVVVWLFLRNWRATIVSAVALPLSIIPAFIGMHLLGFSINIITLLALSLVVGILVDDAIVEVENIVRHLRMGKSPYEAAMEAAEEIGLAVVATTFSLIAVFLPTAFMSGIAGRFFKQFGWTAALAVFASLVVARLLTPMMSAYMLKPLVALEREPRWLAAYMRASAWCLRHRILTIAGALLFFVGSIALIPLLPSGFIPADDNAQTQVNLELPPGSKLADTRAAVAQAAERVQRVGHVQSIYTTIGGGTAGTDPFAGGGGAGDPRKATLTLRLAPRGERPLKQEIEQRLRAALADLPGVRVKIGLGGSNDKYVLALASEDPQALASAARAVEQGIRTIPGIGGVSSNASLARPEIAVRPDFARAADLGVTSQAIAETLRVATVGDYDQYLPKLNLSQRQIPIVVRLNDAAREDLSVLERLTVPGSNGPVRLAEVATLEVAGGPAVISRYDRSRNVNFEIELGERGLGEVTEAVKNLPAVRDLPSRVRLIDVGDAEMMGELFASFGLAMLTGVVCIYIVLVLLFKDFLQPVTILMALPLALGGAFVGLLIAGKSFSMPSLIGLVMLMGIATKNSILLVEYAIVARRDHGMSRMDALLDACHKRARPIIMTTLAMGAGMLPIALALGDADMSFRSPMAVAVIGGLITSTLLSLLVVPAVFTYIDDLEHWLQRVLRRGKPATHSPAHRPEGQPAGR from the coding sequence ATGAACCTTTCCGCCTGGTCCATCCGCAACCCGATTCCTGCAGCCATGCTGTTCGTGCTGCTGACCCTTGCGGGCCTGCTGTCGTTTCGCGCCATGAAGGTGCAGAACTTTCCGGACATGGATTTCCCCGTGGTCATGGTCACCGCAGTACTGCCTGGCGCTGCGCCCGGCCAGCTTGAATCGGACGTGGCGCGCAAAATCGAAAACGCCATTGCCACCACGCAAGGCCTCAAGCACATCACCACCACGCTGACCGATGGATCGGCCAGCATTGCCGCCGAGTTCAACCTGGAAAAGCCGGTGCAGGAGGCGGTGGACGACGTGCGCTCGGCCGTCTCGCGCGTGCGCGCCGACCTGCCGGCCGACCTGCGCGACCCCATCGTCGCCAAGCTGGAGCTCTCGGCCCAGCCGATTCTGGCGTTTGCCATTGCCTCCGAGCGCATGGACGCCGAAGCACTTTCGTGGTTTGTGGACGATACGCTCACCCGCCGCCTGCTGGCCGTGCCCGGCGTAGGCGCGGTGAACCGCGTCGGTGGCGTGACGCGCGAGGTGCGCGTGGCGCTTGACCCGCTCAAACTGCAGGCGCTTGGCGTCACAGCGGCCGAGGTGTCGCGCCAACTGCGCCAGGTGCAAATCCAGAGCGCAGGCGGCCGCGCCGACCTGGGCGGCGCCGAGCAACCGGTGCGCACCCTGGCCACCGTGCAAACGGCGGGCGAAATCGCCGCGCTCGACATTCCGCTCTCAGGCGGGCGCCACGTGCGTCTCGACCAGGTTGCCAGCGTGCGCGACACCGTGGCCGAGCAGCGCACCGCCGCGCTGCTGGACGGCAAGCAGGTGATCGGTTTTGAAGTCTCGCGCAGCCGGGGAGCAAGCGAGATCGAAGTGGGTGCGGGCGTGCAGCGCGCGCTTGACCAGTTGCTGGCCGACCACCCCGACCTGCAGCTCACGCGCACGGTGGATTTCGTGCAGATTGCCAGCGATGAGTACACCAGCTCCATGCACCTGCTGTACGAGGGCGCCATCCTCGCGGTGGTGGTGGTGTGGCTGTTCTTGCGCAACTGGCGGGCCACCATCGTCTCTGCCGTGGCGCTGCCGCTGTCGATCATTCCGGCGTTCATCGGCATGCACCTGCTGGGCTTTTCCATCAACATCATCACGCTTTTGGCGCTCTCGCTGGTGGTCGGCATCCTGGTGGACGACGCCATCGTCGAGGTGGAAAACATCGTGCGCCACTTGCGCATGGGCAAATCGCCTTACGAGGCCGCCATGGAAGCGGCCGAAGAGATTGGCCTGGCCGTCGTTGCCACCACCTTCTCGCTGATCGCGGTGTTCCTGCCCACCGCCTTCATGAGCGGCATTGCCGGGCGCTTCTTCAAACAGTTTGGCTGGACGGCGGCGCTGGCGGTGTTCGCCTCGCTCGTCGTTGCGCGCTTGCTCACGCCCATGATGTCGGCCTACATGCTCAAGCCCCTGGTGGCCCTGGAGCGCGAGCCGCGCTGGCTGGCGGCGTACATGCGCGCCTCCGCCTGGTGCCTCAGGCACCGCATCCTCACCATTGCGGGGGCGCTGCTGTTCTTTGTCGGCTCCATCGCGCTGATCCCGCTGCTGCCGTCCGGCTTCATCCCGGCAGACGACAATGCCCAGACCCAGGTCAACCTTGAGTTGCCGCCCGGCAGCAAGCTGGCCGACACGCGCGCCGCCGTTGCCCAGGCTGCCGAGCGGGTGCAGCGCGTAGGCCATGTGCAAAGCATTTACACGACGATTGGCGGCGGCACGGCGGGCACCGACCCGTTCGCCGGCGGTGGCGGTGCCGGCGACCCGCGCAAAGCCACGCTGACGCTGCGCCTGGCGCCGCGTGGCGAGCGCCCGCTCAAGCAAGAGATCGAGCAGCGCCTGCGCGCCGCGCTCGCCGACCTGCCAGGCGTGCGCGTGAAGATTGGCCTGGGTGGCTCGAACGACAAGTACGTGCTGGCGCTTGCCAGCGAAGACCCGCAGGCGCTCGCCAGCGCCGCACGCGCCGTGGAGCAGGGCATTCGCACCATCCCCGGCATCGGCGGGGTGAGCTCCAACGCCAGTCTGGCGCGGCCCGAGATTGCCGTGCGCCCCGATTTCGCCCGCGCCGCCGACCTGGGCGTGACGTCGCAAGCCATCGCCGAGACGCTGCGCGTGGCCACCGTGGGCGACTACGACCAGTATTTGCCCAAGCTGAACCTGTCGCAGCGCCAGATTCCCATCGTGGTTCGCCTGAACGACGCAGCGCGCGAAGACCTCTCTGTGCTGGAACGCCTCACGGTGCCCGGCTCCAACGGCCCGGTGCGCCTGGCCGAAGTCGCCACGCTGGAAGTGGCCGGTGGCCCGGCGGTCATCAGCCGCTACGACCGCTCGCGCAACGTCAACTTCGAAATCGAGCTGGGCGAGCGCGGCCTGGGCGAAGTGACCGAAGCCGTGAAGAACCTGCCCGCCGTGCGCGACCTGCCCAGCCGGGTTCGGCTGATCGACGTGGGCGACGCGGAAATGATGGGCGAGCTGTTCGCCAGCTTTGGCCTGGCCATGTTGACCGGCGTGGTCTGCATCTACATCGTGCTGGTGCTGCTGTTCAAGGACTTCCTGCAGCCGGTGACCATCCTGATGGCGCTGCCGCTGGCGCTGGGCGGCGCCTTTGTCGGGCTGTTGATTGCGGGCAAGAGTTTTTCCATGCCGTCGCTCATCGGCCTCGTGATGCTGATGGGCATTGCCACCAAGAACTCCATCCTGCTGGTGGAATACGCCATCGTCGCGCGCCGCGACCACGGCATGAGCCGCATGGACGCCTTGCTCGACGCCTGCCACAAGCGCGCCCGCCCCATCATCATGACGACGCTGGCCATGGGCGCCGGCATGCTGCCGATTGCGCTGGCGCTGGGCGATGCCGACATGAGCTTTCGCTCGCCCATGGCGGTGGCGGTGATTGGCGGGTTGATCACCTCGACCCTGCTCAGCCTGCTGGTGGTGCCGGCAGTGTTCACCTACATCGACGACCTGGAGCATTGGTTGCAACGGGTTTTGCGGCGAGGAAAGCCCGCGACCCACTCCCCGGCGCACCGGCCGGAGGGCCAGCCAGCGGGACGATAG
- a CDS encoding HD-GYP domain-containing protein, whose product MNLVALNPASLILGQPLPFALRGTDGTLLANKGYVLLRDEIEGLLGRGVQLCVDIEESEESHRAYLAQLQQMLISDQPLGQIASMKIDGAAPAQAGRTRQGPVDWPELQWKTTQLLSNPSATDFGSRFLALHTEVARAALHAPDATLLTLILRSSDETRVYSATHVLLVASVCMLVARDGLHWSAEQAARAGRVALSMNISMTELQDRLAQQSAPLSGAQIAQIQDHADRSASMLASLGVSDRVWLDAVRQHHDRAPGPLAGRSEAAQIARLVQRTDIFAARLAPRAGRTPMAVTAAIKACYYGEDRQVDEAGASMLHTLGIYPPGSLVKLTSEEIAVVLRRGSTPTTPRVAVVRSRSGMPTGELISRDTSQPNWRITGVVTQEELRMQLPIERLAAMV is encoded by the coding sequence ATGAACCTCGTTGCCCTCAACCCCGCCTCGCTGATCCTTGGTCAACCCCTGCCTTTCGCGTTGCGGGGGACCGATGGCACGCTCCTGGCCAACAAGGGGTATGTGCTGCTCAGGGATGAGATCGAAGGCCTCCTGGGGCGCGGCGTGCAACTGTGCGTCGATATCGAGGAGTCGGAGGAGAGCCACCGCGCCTACCTGGCGCAGTTGCAGCAGATGCTGATCTCTGACCAGCCGCTGGGCCAGATCGCCAGCATGAAGATCGACGGCGCCGCGCCCGCACAGGCCGGACGCACCCGTCAGGGCCCGGTGGACTGGCCCGAGCTGCAATGGAAAACCACCCAGCTGCTCAGCAACCCCAGCGCCACGGACTTTGGCTCGCGCTTTCTGGCGCTGCACACCGAGGTGGCACGCGCTGCGTTGCACGCGCCCGACGCCACCTTGCTGACGCTGATCCTGCGTTCCAGCGACGAAACCCGGGTTTACAGCGCCACGCATGTGCTGCTGGTGGCCAGCGTCTGCATGCTGGTGGCGCGCGACGGCTTGCACTGGAGCGCTGAGCAGGCAGCACGGGCCGGCCGGGTGGCGCTCTCCATGAACATCTCCATGACCGAACTGCAGGACCGCCTGGCCCAGCAGAGCGCACCCCTCAGCGGCGCACAGATTGCCCAGATACAGGACCACGCCGACCGCTCGGCCAGCATGCTGGCATCGCTGGGCGTGTCTGACCGCGTCTGGCTGGACGCCGTGCGACAGCACCACGACCGCGCCCCAGGGCCACTGGCGGGGCGCAGCGAAGCCGCGCAGATCGCGCGCCTGGTCCAGCGCACCGACATTTTTGCCGCCCGTCTCGCACCGCGCGCGGGCCGCACGCCCATGGCCGTCACTGCCGCGATCAAGGCCTGCTACTACGGAGAAGACCGGCAGGTGGACGAGGCCGGCGCATCCATGCTGCACACGCTGGGCATTTACCCGCCCGGCTCGCTGGTCAAGCTGACCAGCGAGGAAATCGCCGTCGTGCTTCGGCGCGGCAGCACCCCCACGACACCGCGCGTGGCGGTGGTGCGAAGCCGAAGCGGCATGCCCACGGGTGAATTGATCTCCCGCGATACTTCGCAGCCGAACTGGCGCATCACTGGCGTCGTGACCCAGGAGGAGTTGCGCATGCAACTGCCTATCGAGCGGCTCGCGGCGATGGTTTAG
- a CDS encoding DUF1365 domain-containing protein, translated as MNTAGAARCARPGATGAQARPLIGFGQVRHTRLRPKEHRFSYATFFLLLPMRALARGSDAGALAVNRRGAISFHDVDHGDGRPAKSGGALAWLDQLLRAEGIEDADGEVWLHCYPRVLGYTFKPVSFWYCERLDGSLRAIVVEVNNTFGERHCYLLDEPAWGQELRAEKVFHVSPFCDVSGSYRFRFLFIDKGGALRTVARIDHDDARGALIETSVSGALEPATPAALRRALWRYPVMTFAVIARIHWQALRLWSKRVGFRHKPASPPAPISHQQHPTTPQHREARRQP; from the coding sequence ATGAACACCGCTGGCGCTGCCCGCTGCGCACGCCCTGGCGCCACCGGCGCACAGGCCAGGCCGCTCATTGGCTTTGGCCAGGTGCGCCATACCCGTTTGCGGCCCAAAGAGCACCGCTTCAGCTACGCCACCTTTTTTCTGCTGCTGCCCATGCGCGCACTGGCGCGCGGCAGCGACGCGGGCGCGCTGGCGGTCAACCGGCGCGGCGCCATCAGCTTTCACGACGTGGACCACGGCGATGGCCGCCCAGCGAAATCGGGAGGTGCGCTCGCCTGGCTGGACCAACTGCTGCGCGCCGAAGGCATTGAGGACGCGGACGGCGAAGTCTGGCTGCACTGCTACCCGCGCGTGCTGGGCTACACCTTCAAGCCGGTGAGTTTCTGGTACTGCGAACGACTCGACGGGAGCCTGCGCGCCATCGTCGTCGAAGTGAACAACACCTTTGGCGAGCGCCACTGCTATTTGCTGGACGAGCCCGCCTGGGGCCAGGAGCTGCGTGCGGAAAAAGTGTTTCACGTATCGCCGTTCTGCGACGTTTCGGGCAGCTACCGCTTCCGCTTTTTGTTCATCGACAAGGGCGGCGCGCTGCGCACCGTGGCGCGCATCGACCACGACGACGCGCGCGGCGCCTTGATTGAAACCAGCGTCAGCGGTGCATTGGAGCCCGCCACCCCCGCCGCGCTGCGCCGCGCACTGTGGCGCTATCCGGTGATGACCTTCGCCGTGATTGCCCGCATCCATTGGCAAGCGCTGCGCCTGTGGAGCAAGCGCGTGGGCTTTCGCCACAAACCCGCCTCGCCGCCCGCGCCCATCAGCCACCAGCAACACCCCACAACGCCCCAGCACCGAGAAGCGAGGAGACAGCCATGA
- a CDS encoding SAM-dependent methyltransferase, translated as MNTTTANPLALPPGIPAAARTVLRLLTRLQHGSLTLQLPDGSLRHFGPGGAPHAAIVLHNWKVCGAALRSGDIGFAEGYIAGDWSTPHLTDLLKLFIANRHAVESVVYGNWAGRLVSRLRHLLNRNTRAGSKKNIHAHYDLGNAFYQRWLDETMNYSSALFSGPEPTQDLHAAQQAKVRRALREARVQAGDRVLEIGCGWGALAEMAATEFGASVTGVTLSTEQLAFAQQRLERLGVPAAQHDLRLQDYRDIDDAPFDAICSIEMIEAVGREYWPTYFQTVAKLLKPGGRACIQSIVIDDRLFERYIGSTDFIQQYIFPGGCLPCPREFRREAEVAGLTVTEELAFGADYAETLKRWRERFMAERVQILRQGFDARFLHIWEFYLAYCEAAFAMGDIDVVQYTLHKSEL; from the coding sequence ATGAACACCACCACCGCCAACCCGCTCGCCTTGCCGCCGGGCATTCCCGCCGCGGCGCGCACCGTGCTGCGTCTGCTCACGCGCCTACAGCACGGCAGCCTGACGCTGCAATTGCCGGACGGCTCCCTGCGGCACTTTGGCCCCGGTGGCGCGCCGCACGCCGCCATCGTGCTGCACAACTGGAAGGTCTGCGGCGCGGCGCTGCGCTCGGGCGACATCGGCTTTGCCGAGGGCTACATCGCCGGCGACTGGAGCACGCCGCATCTGACCGACCTGCTCAAGCTCTTTATCGCCAACCGGCACGCGGTGGAAAGCGTGGTCTACGGCAACTGGGCCGGGCGCCTGGTGTCCCGCCTGCGCCATCTGCTTAACCGCAACACCCGCGCCGGCAGCAAGAAGAACATCCACGCCCACTACGACCTGGGCAACGCCTTCTACCAACGCTGGCTGGACGAGACCATGAACTACTCGTCGGCGCTGTTTTCCGGCCCCGAGCCGACGCAGGATTTGCACGCCGCCCAGCAAGCCAAGGTGCGCCGCGCGCTGCGCGAAGCCCGTGTGCAAGCGGGCGATCGGGTGCTGGAGATTGGCTGCGGCTGGGGCGCGCTGGCGGAAATGGCGGCGACCGAGTTTGGCGCCAGCGTCACCGGCGTCACGCTCTCGACCGAGCAACTGGCGTTTGCCCAGCAACGGCTGGAGCGCCTCGGCGTCCCCGCCGCGCAGCACGACCTGCGCCTGCAGGACTACCGCGACATTGACGACGCGCCGTTTGACGCGATTTGCTCCATCGAAATGATTGAGGCGGTAGGGCGCGAATACTGGCCGACCTACTTTCAGACCGTGGCCAAACTGCTCAAACCCGGCGGGCGGGCGTGCATCCAGAGCATCGTCATCGACGACCGGCTGTTCGAGCGCTACATCGGCTCGACCGACTTCATCCAGCAGTACATCTTCCCCGGCGGCTGCCTGCCCTGCCCGCGCGAGTTCCGCCGCGAAGCCGAGGTCGCAGGCCTCACCGTCACCGAAGAACTGGCGTTTGGCGCGGACTACGCCGAGACGCTGAAACGCTGGCGCGAGCGCTTCATGGCCGAGCGCGTGCAGATTCTGCGCCAGGGCTTCGACGCGCGCTTCCTGCACATCTGGGAGTTCTACCTGGCCTATTGCGAAGCCGCGTTTGCCATGGGCGACATCGACGTGGTGCAGTACACCTTGCACAAATCGGAACTATGA
- a CDS encoding MerR family transcriptional regulator, with translation MNEPLRPDEEAAGAYPISAVERETGLSKDTLRMWERRYGFPTPGRDAQGERVYLAEQVARLRQLRRLIHAGHRPGQVVALAPQALEALIQAVSSGGPDAASTGPVRARKARRGAGVREQAQIVGQEMLAPYLDCIAAHDPVGLRDRLTRAMLSLGLERCVLECVAPLNRAVGLAWVEGRFEVFEEHLYTECVTGVLRSAVAGVPAARAGGTPRVLLTTFAQEQHGLGLLMLEALLALRGCICLSLGTQTPHADIARAAEAFRADIVALSFSGVLPPTQVRAGLHEVRAQLPIQIAVWAGGQGAAGLMEAVAGVKVLRELEDMPPALALWRAQREGQG, from the coding sequence ATGAACGAGCCTCTGCGTCCAGATGAAGAGGCGGCCGGCGCTTACCCGATCTCGGCGGTGGAGCGGGAAACGGGGCTGTCCAAAGACACGCTGCGTATGTGGGAGCGACGCTATGGCTTTCCCACGCCAGGGCGCGACGCGCAGGGGGAGCGCGTGTATCTGGCCGAGCAGGTGGCTCGTTTGCGGCAACTGCGTCGCTTGATTCATGCTGGGCATCGACCGGGGCAAGTGGTGGCTCTGGCGCCACAAGCGCTGGAGGCACTGATCCAGGCGGTTTCGTCGGGTGGCCCAGACGCGGCGAGCACGGGTCCTGTGCGTGCGCGCAAAGCGCGGCGCGGCGCTGGTGTGCGGGAGCAGGCACAGATCGTTGGGCAAGAGATGCTGGCGCCATACCTCGACTGCATCGCCGCGCACGACCCGGTCGGCCTGCGCGATCGACTCACCCGCGCCATGCTTTCACTGGGGCTGGAGCGCTGCGTGCTCGAATGCGTGGCGCCTTTGAATCGCGCCGTGGGTTTGGCCTGGGTGGAAGGGCGTTTTGAAGTGTTTGAGGAACACCTCTACACCGAATGCGTCACCGGCGTCCTGCGCAGCGCCGTGGCGGGCGTTCCGGCGGCTCGCGCGGGTGGCACGCCACGCGTGCTGCTCACGACGTTTGCCCAGGAGCAGCATGGACTGGGGCTGTTGATGCTCGAAGCGCTGTTGGCGCTGCGCGGCTGCATTTGCCTGTCGCTGGGCACCCAGACCCCTCACGCCGACATCGCGCGCGCCGCCGAGGCTTTTCGCGCCGACATTGTGGCGCTCAGTTTCAGCGGTGTGCTGCCCCCCACGCAGGTGCGCGCCGGGCTACACGAAGTGCGGGCACAGCTGCCGATCCAGATTGCGGTCTGGGCTGGAGGCCAGGGTGCGGCTGGTTTGATGGAGGCTGTTGCGGGCGTGAAGGTGCTGCGCGAACTGGAGGATATGCCGCCAGCGCTGGCATTGTGGCGGGCGCAGCGCGAGGGCCAGGGCTAG
- a CDS encoding NAD(P)/FAD-dependent oxidoreductase — protein sequence MKVAVVGAGIAGLAAAHRLAPHAQTTLFEAGATFGGHAHTVDVTLPGEHGATTHGVDTGFLVLNERTYPQLLALFAELGVATAPSEMSFSVQVPRVYGPQALEWSGTSLASLFAQPRNLVNPRFIGMLRDLLRFNRICTAIAEAGDERTLAQPLGDFLDAQRLGAAFRDWYLLPMLGCIWSCPTDQMLKFPVATMIRFCHNHGLLQVANRPQWFTVAGGSRQYVQKIVQGLPDARCNTPVLRIARDAAGVRITTDTGTEHFDRLVLATHSDQALALLAEPSHEERAILGAIRYQANRAVLHTDTRVLPRRRAAWAAWNYERAPQGRQESARVCLHYLINRLQPLPFARPVVVSLNPVGGIAPEQVLGEYDYAHPVFDAAAIRAQRRLGSLQGQQRTWFAGAWAGYGFHEDGLKSGLAAAEGVRASLPTPLAQAA from the coding sequence ATGAAGGTCGCAGTCGTCGGCGCCGGCATCGCAGGTCTGGCCGCTGCCCATCGCCTCGCGCCGCACGCCCAGACCACGCTGTTTGAAGCCGGCGCCACCTTTGGCGGCCATGCGCACACGGTGGACGTCACGCTGCCGGGCGAGCACGGCGCCACCACCCACGGCGTCGATACCGGCTTTCTGGTGCTCAACGAGCGCACCTACCCGCAACTCCTGGCGCTGTTTGCCGAGCTGGGCGTGGCCACCGCGCCTTCCGAAATGTCGTTTTCGGTGCAGGTGCCGCGCGTGTACGGCCCGCAGGCACTGGAGTGGAGCGGCACCAGCCTGGCCAGCCTTTTTGCCCAGCCGCGCAACCTGGTGAACCCGCGTTTCATCGGCATGCTGCGCGACCTGCTGCGCTTCAACCGCATCTGCACCGCGATTGCCGAAGCCGGTGACGAGCGCACGCTGGCGCAGCCGCTGGGCGACTTTCTGGACGCGCAGCGCCTGGGAGCCGCCTTTCGCGACTGGTACCTGCTGCCCATGCTGGGCTGCATCTGGAGCTGCCCAACGGACCAGATGCTCAAGTTCCCGGTGGCGACCATGATTCGCTTTTGCCACAACCACGGCTTGCTACAGGTGGCGAATCGCCCGCAGTGGTTCACCGTGGCCGGCGGTTCGCGCCAGTACGTGCAAAAAATCGTGCAAGGCTTGCCCGACGCGCGCTGCAACACCCCCGTACTCCGCATCGCGCGCGACGCCGCCGGCGTGCGCATCACCACCGACACGGGCACCGAGCACTTCGACCGCCTGGTGCTGGCGACGCACAGCGACCAGGCGCTGGCGCTGCTGGCCGAACCGTCCCATGAAGAGCGCGCCATTCTGGGCGCCATCCGCTACCAGGCCAACCGCGCCGTGCTGCACACCGACACCCGCGTGCTGCCCCGGCGCCGCGCCGCCTGGGCCGCCTGGAACTACGAGCGCGCGCCGCAGGGCCGCCAGGAATCGGCGCGGGTGTGCCTGCATTACCTCATCAACCGCCTGCAGCCGCTGCCGTTTGCGCGGCCTGTCGTCGTCTCGCTCAACCCGGTGGGCGGCATCGCACCCGAGCAGGTGCTGGGCGAATACGACTACGCCCACCCGGTGTTCGACGCCGCCGCCATCCGCGCCCAGCGCCGGCTCGGCAGCTTGCAGGGCCAGCAGCGCACCTGGTTTGCTGGCGCCTGGGCGGGCTATGGGTTCCACGAAGATGGGCTGAAATCGGGGCTCGCCGCCGCCGAGGGCGTGCGCGCCAGCCTGCCCACCCCGCTGGCGCAGGCCGCATGA